One Alteromonas sp. KC3 DNA segment encodes these proteins:
- the kdsA gene encoding 3-deoxy-8-phosphooctulonate synthase, which produces MSESQQIIRVGDVEVANHLPFVLFGGMNVLESRDLAMRIAEHYVEVTQKLNIPYVFKASFDKANRSSVTSYRGPGMEEGLRIFEEIKSTFNVPLITDVHEPHQAAPVAEVVDVIQLPAFLARQTDLVVAMAKTGNVINVKKPQFLAPHEMRHIMGKLSEAGNDNVILCERGSCFGYNNLVVDMLGMDAMKEYAPVIFDATHALQMPGGRATSADGRRAQAAQLARSGMALGLAGLFIEAHPNPDEAKCDGPCALPLAKLEPYLQQMKALDELVKGFDALDTSNT; this is translated from the coding sequence ATGTCTGAATCTCAACAGATTATTCGCGTTGGTGACGTTGAAGTCGCTAACCATCTTCCTTTTGTATTGTTTGGCGGAATGAACGTTTTAGAGTCGAGAGACTTAGCAATGCGTATTGCAGAACATTATGTTGAAGTTACGCAAAAGCTGAATATTCCTTATGTATTTAAAGCGTCTTTCGACAAAGCGAATCGTTCTTCGGTAACGTCTTATCGCGGACCAGGAATGGAAGAAGGCTTGCGCATTTTCGAAGAAATTAAGTCGACGTTTAACGTCCCGTTAATTACTGACGTTCATGAGCCCCATCAAGCAGCCCCAGTGGCAGAAGTGGTAGACGTTATTCAGCTTCCGGCTTTCTTAGCACGTCAAACAGATTTGGTGGTTGCTATGGCGAAAACCGGTAATGTAATTAATGTTAAGAAGCCTCAGTTTTTAGCCCCTCATGAGATGCGACATATAATGGGCAAGCTAAGCGAGGCGGGTAACGACAATGTTATTTTATGCGAGCGCGGCAGTTGCTTTGGATATAACAACCTTGTGGTAGACATGCTGGGTATGGACGCGATGAAGGAATATGCGCCAGTTATATTTGATGCAACTCACGCATTACAAATGCCTGGTGGGCGTGCAACATCAGCTGACGGCCGTCGAGCACAGGCTGCGCAATTAGCTAGAAGTGGCATGGCACTTGGCCTTGCAGGTTTGTTCATTGAAGCACATCCTAATCCAGACGAGGCAAAATGCGATGGACCGTGTGCATTGCCGTTGGCTAAGCTAGAGCCTTATTTACAGCAAATGAAAGCGTTAGATGAACTTGTAAAAGGCTTTGATGCGTTAGATACCAGTAATACCTAA